From a region of the Podospora pseudopauciseta strain CBS 411.78 chromosome 7 map unlocalized CBS411.78m_7, whole genome shotgun sequence genome:
- a CDS encoding uncharacterized protein (EggNog:ENOG503P4RW) — protein MADNTLENNMPGSSKYATLSFHKTDTIRLLGFPDEIKSNMESVIVSVWQPGIQSNGPCGEAFEFKLKGKPWGYFGSQDAVGGIRLLRDLLALLYNDSWELVTSAICSRRYTAKDTLIFRRTSLPSAVVPAQPVEWLGLATAFYDKIRIVYDAKNDGCPGTEADHDHLGVVIMSLKKMLESLDYFEKGDWSHDSFEFKLKGRPWRSRGEASVKMRLMVLRLLETMESMGWRVYATILQRTGTDEDRMMDTWYFVRTRPSGENVT, from the coding sequence ATGGCAGATAATACCCTTGAAAACAACATGCCTGGCTCTTCCAAGTACGCCACCCTTTCTTTCCACAAAACGGACACCATCCGCTTGTTGGGTTTCCCAGACGAGATCAAGTCAAATATGGAATCCGTGATTGTCTCGGTCTGGCAACCTGGCATTCAATCTAATGGGCCATGTGGTGAGGCATTCGAATTCAAGTTGAAAGGGAAGCCGTGGGGATACTTTGGTAGTCAAGATGCGGTTGGAGGGATACGGCTGCTACGGGATCTTCTCGCCCTACTTTACAACGACTCCTGGGAACTTGTCACCTCGGCGATATGCAGCCGACGATATACCGCAAAGGACACTTTGATATTCCGACGAACCTCACTACCCTCAGCTGTTGTACCCGCACAGCCAGTTGAGTGGCTTGGGTTGGCGACGGCTTTCTATGACAAGATTCGGATCGTATATGACGCAAAGAACGACGGATGTCCAGGGACCGAGGCTGATCATGATCACCTGGGTGTCGTCATCATGAGTCTCAAGAAGATGCTGGAGAGCCTGGACTACTTTGAGAAGGGTGACTGGAGCCATGATTCGTTCGAGTTCAAGTTGAAAGGCCGGCCATGGCGGTCTAGAGGTGAAGCCTCTGTCAAGATGCGGCTGATGGTCTTGCGGCTGTTGGAGACGATGGAGTCGATGGGCTGGAGAGTGTATGCCACCATCTTGCAGCGCACTGGGACTGATGAGGACCGGATGATGGATACCTGGTATTTTGTGAGAACAAGACCAAGCGGCGAAAATGTCACTTAA
- a CDS encoding uncharacterized protein (COG:S; EggNog:ENOG503P363) yields the protein MSEPPPPQPNQQPDQQQEDVEMLPTPEAQPQPPSQSQPEQPQSQTDQQPPHSDPTSDPIPSDQLPPSSEPVIPGPRAQRLKQLFQQTTTHTLDKLSPSNFRECFPTIAEKAPGTLDNVHRQMIDRLSTLWNREFERILESRQVIQKLNELEGLIAEAQAGRRRDGGGGGRPVPPHTLGAEVVLKAHLRGYLREQETRLGERLQEVRGENGRLFEEVLAQRREMERLVKGVENMVGDVRGASEVLGGVLAGELEEETRRVDGELARVGGG from the coding sequence ATGTctgaaccaccaccaccccaacccaaccagcaacccgaccaacaacaagaagacgTCGAGATGCTCCCCACTCCAGAagcacaaccacaaccaccctcccaatcccaaccagAACAACCCCAATCCCAAActgatcaacaacccccccattcGGACCCAACCTCGGACCCAATCCCCTCGGACCAGCTACCCCCCTCATCCGAGCCCGTGATCCCCGGCCCCCGCGCGCAGCGGTTAAAACAACTAttccaacaaacaacaacccacaCCCTCGACAAACTTTCCCCGTCCAACTTCCGGGAATGTTTCCCAACCATTGCAGAAAAAGCGCCAGGGACCCTAGATAATGTCCACAGGCAGATGATCGACCGGCTGTCCACCCTCTGGAACAGGGAGTTTGAGCGGATCCTCGAGTCGAGACAGGTGATTCAGAAACTGAATGAGCTAGAGGGGTTGATAGCTGAGGCTcaggcggggaggaggcgggatggtggtggggggggaaggCCGGTGCCGCCTCATACGCTTGGTGCTGAGGTTGTGCTTAAGGCTCACCTAAGGGGTTATCTGAGGGAGCAGGAAACaaggttgggggagaggttacaggaggtgaggggggagaatGGAAGACTATTTGAGGAGGTATTGGCtcagaggagggagatggagcggTTGGTCAAGGGGGTGGAAAATATGGTGGGGGATGTGAGGGGGGCGAGtgaggttttggggggggtgctggctggtgagttggaggaggagacgaggagggtggatggggagttgGCAAGGGTTGGGGGCGGTTGA
- a CDS encoding uncharacterized protein (EggNog:ENOG503PNY5) codes for MGDFFTLHEEPRRPAGIPPVGRPLPPQRPVQNTDAIHPQTRTTRYHDGPVLTQQIGNPIIARHTMPSITPAAVSSDLREETPFTAEEMYDELTRWYVVRFEKVPVGKRLGWEIVKRIDVPETSSDQVLSKVRELNRTTVPVLHKLNDLDADVLDQINAVQKEVQQLFGYYFQTEVAQIEDRVWVVVKEKTSRERGRGYERDPKGSKHHHRGRHSDKRSKSRGAPVSRSRERKEERTSVTAYYKTAPKPGVDLHMLMYGRAEEPSTRPRYAYQNEVREEGHVRFQVPAQGLPQHHQQQPQHSQHSSSLPHPQHRQDHGPPQHQHQHVPPGDRQFGQTPQPPLQAPRNAPHQASANIINRGESPGVQGRPPMPPQGYPQGLPQGHPQGHSHGHTQGYQQGKPQGDQQAHYRPPVQGQVQPRPISLQQGHPQIQTAQGQRQTEYRGNGGPIVTVTHTPHKPGILKQHPTEQGLPQRRASLTPHFAYPPDSPSTDESLVAEVFSEDEEDYDSDTAVSEQSFPENLQFAGPRKPNNVVVNNPSPQPRFTENAAHGMPPKFPRQMPVQPMMQQQQQHQMQPQQQPQQHHVVKGRRHSVSHHMATERMYAPTPPPLFPMKERPRVDVQEIEKNAYEAGRADAQEEAFKLAERLTAAAKPQIILPERSRPQSPPQVLRHQSPALTQPVRRITLPLQTPHSGVRRVQGMEARRESFVPTSPLDRYESGRTADRRRSSFVDRDTDRRRDDGTEYVVEYGTGAYDSDVLDEGEMYEERQRGSGVYRRASPVSYAPKAEDRLRRPSVHDDRDRQYETVRVRLGADRLPRREDDPVYARDREGDRADFVKRHDRRDSGVDVGGFRYEGLRPGLAKRTATYPARYSRDH; via the coding sequence ATGGGCGACTTCTTTACCCTCCACGAAGAGCCTCGAAGGCCTGCGGGGATACCTCCTGTTGGACGGCCTCTCCCCCCACAGCGTCCTGTTCAGAATACCGATGCCATCCACCCACAGACGAGGACCACCCGGTATCACGATGGACCGGTCCTGACCCAACAGATTGGGAATCCAATCATCGCTAGACACACTATGCCATCCATCACCCCTGCAGCTGTTAGCTCAGATCTTCGAGAAGAGACACCATTCACCGCCGAGGAGATGTATGACGAACTCACTCGTTGGTATGTTGTTCGCTTTGAAAAGGTTCCAGTTGGCAAGAGACTCGGATGGGAGATTGTTAAGCGGATAGATGTGCCTGAGACATCCAGTGATCAGGTCCTCTCGAAGGTGCGGGAGCTCAACAGAACCACCGTTCCGGTCCTTCACAAGCTGAACGACCTGGACGCGGATGTCCTCGACCAGATAAACGCGGTGCAAAAGGAGGTTCAGCAGTTATTCGGTTACTATTTCCAGACCGAAGTGGCCCAGATTGAAGATAGGGTTTGGGttgtggtgaaggagaagaccTCTAGAGAGCGCGGCAGGGGGTATGAGCGAGATCCCAAGGGCTCAAAGCACCATCACCGTGGCCGACACTCGGACAAGAGGTCAAAGTCGAGAGGAGCGCCCGTCTCTCGctcgagagagagaaaggaggAACGGACCAGCGTCACGGCCTATTACAAGACCGCACCGAAACCCGGGGTGGATCTGCATATGCTCATGTATGGCAGAGCTGAAGAGCCTtcgacaaggccaagatATGCCTACCAGAATGAGGTGCGAGAGGAGGGTCATGTGCGATTCCAGGTGCCTGCTCAAGGCCTCccccagcatcaccagcaacaaccgcaACATAGTCAACACTCTTCATCCCTTCCGCACCCTCAGCATCGCCAGGACCACGGCCCACCACAGCACCAACATCAGCATGTCCCGCCTGGTGACCGGCAGTTCGGCCAAACACCCCAGCCTCCGCTTCAAGCTCCACGGAATGCGCCACACCAGGCGAGCGCAAACATCATAAATCGAGGCGAGAGCCCGGGTGTTCAAGGCCGACCACCAATGCCACCGCAGGGGTATCCGCAAGGTCTTCCGCAAGGCCACCCTCAGGGGCATTCTCATGGACATACTCAAGGGTATCAACAAGGAAAGCCACAAGGAGATCAGCAAGCCCACTACCGACCTCCAGTTCAAGGCCAAGTCCAACCAAGGCCTATCTCCTTACAGCAAGGCCATCCCCAAATTCAAACGGCCCAGGGCCAGCGGCAGACGGAATACCGAGGGAATGGTGGCCCTATCGTTACTGTAACACACACCCCCCACAAGCCTGGTATCCTGAAGCAACACCCCACTGAACAGGGCCTTCCACAACGCCGTGCATCCTTAACACCCCATTTTGCATATCCTCCCGACAGTCCGAGTACAGACGAGTCTCTGGTAGCTGAAGTCTtcagcgaggacgaggaagattACGATTCAGACACTGCTGTGTCCGAGCAATCTTTTCCCGAAAACCTTCAGTTCGCTGGACCAAGAAAGCCGAACAATGTGGTTGTGAAcaacccttccccccagcCCCGCTTCACGGAGAACGCAGCGCATGGTATGCCACCCAAGTTCCCGCGACAAATGCCGGTGCAGCCAATGatgcagcagcaacagcagcatcagatgcaaccacagcagcaaccacagcaacatcACGTCGTTAAAGGGCGACGACATTCGGTCAGCCACCACATGGCGACAGAGCGCATGTATGCCCCAACGCCGCCTCCGCTCTTTCCCATGAAAGAGCGTCCGCGGGTCGATGTCCAAGAGATTGAGAAGAATGCCTATGAAGCAGGAAGAGCCGATGCTCAGGAAGAAGCATTCAAGCTAGCCGAGCGTCTGACTGCGGCAGCCAAGCCCCAAATCATCCTCCCAGAGAGGAGTCGCCCTCAATCTCCGCCACAAGTTCTGCGACATCAGTCCCCGGCTTTAACACAGCCTGTTCGCCGAATCACCTTGCCCCTTCAAACACCCCATTCTGGAGTAAGGCGGGTCCAGGGAATGGAAGCAAGACGTGAAAGCTTTGTTCCAACCTCGCCTCTTGACCGATATGAGTCGGGCAGGACAGCGGACCGAAGACGGAGCAGCTTCGTCGATCGAGACACTGACCGGCGCCGGGATGATGGTACTGAATATGTCGTCGAGTACGGCACTGGGGCCTATGATTCAGACGTCCTTGACGAGGGGGAGATGTATGAGGAGCGTCAGCGTGGCTCCGGAGTATACCGCCGTGCATCCCCGGTCTCTTATGCTCCCAAGGCCGAGGACAGGCTCAGACGTCCGTCTGTTCACGATGACAGAGATAGACAATATGAGACTGTGCGGGTGAGATTAGGAGCTGACCGGCTGCCTAGACGGGAGGATGATCCAGTGTACGCGAGAGATCGCGAGGGAGACCGGGCCGATTTTGTCAAGAGACATGACAGGAGAGACTCTGGGGTAGATGTAGGTGGTTTTCGATATGAGGGCCTGAGGCCCGGGTTGGCGAAGAGGACCGCGACATACCCTGCAAGGTATTCCCGGGACCATTAA
- a CDS encoding uncharacterized protein (EggNog:ENOG503NVTI; COG:S) produces MEQRPGDAFSQHSGDASDAPPSGGMGRPRRMSMEEDMFYREVMTSRPKNPPSYETAMQAAVAAERRAMAMAAVEDQEERLPQYSSELDIEGVFMRKMEMEDTIKRAEYRDWRMVYVELRGTALNVYSVKKERGWWSSKPDAPNIAPDNPPWVKKHALERSYSLLYADAGIAADYKKKRYVIRLRVETDQFLLSCFELSTFVTWLDRFYAAFNVAAPIDERDFPRDYSIPRIQRIRFLRGQRPPPQDHLGRQPDHRRPDESDEDDSEGEGEGGEPPDHRGGGGRGPRPAEYPIMARLSISSYANENVDPETGKWLPEHGWTIAHDQLYARLCYAVLLFKSPRKSNYIVSRGKRWWVDWDSGKMVRVLPPAYGEIDVMGPWQVIMAENRRI; encoded by the exons ATGGAGCAAAGGCCTGGCGATGCCTTCTCCCAGCACAGCGGCGACGCGAGCGACGCGCCCCCATCAGGGGGGATGGGGCGCCCGCGCCGCATGTccatggaggaggatatGTTCTACCGGGAAGTCATGACGTCGCGGCCAAAGAACCCGCCGAGCTATGAGACAGCCATGCAGGCTGCTGTGGCGGCCgagaggagggcgatggcgatggctgcTGTCGAGGACCAGGAAGAGAGGCTGCCCCAGTACTCATCCGAGTTGGATATCGAGGGCGTGTTTATGCgcaagatggagatggaggacaCGATCAAGCGGGCCGAGTATCGAGACTGGAGGATGGTTTATGTCGAGCTTCGGGGAACGGCACTCAACGTCTACTCGGTCAAGAAGGAGCGTGGATGGTGGTCGTCAAAGCCGGACGCACCTAACATTGCGCCTGATAATCCGCCATGGGTGAAGAAGCATGCGTTGGAGCGGAGCTACAGTTTGCTCTATGCGGATGCGGGGATCGCGGCGGATTATAAGAA GAAGCGCTACGTCATTCGGCTACGAGTGGAAACGGACCAGTTTTTATTGTCGTGTTTCGAGTTGAGCACATTTGTCACATGGCTCGACAGGTTTTATGCTGCCTTCAACGTGGCTGCACCCATCGATGAGCGCGATTTCCCCAGGGACTACAGCATACCACGGATTCAGAGGATACGGTTCTTGCGCGGACAACGACCGCCACCCCAGGACCATCTTGGCAGGCAACCCGATCATAGAAGACCAGACGAGagcgacgaagacgacagcgaaggggagggagagggcggtgaACCACCAGATCACAGAGGTGGCGGCGGACGTGGGCCACGGCCGGCTGAATACCCAATAATGGCGAGGTTATCAATATCATCATACGCGAACGAGAACGTCGACCCGGAAACTGGAAAATGGCTGCCAGAACACGGCTGGACCATCGCCCACGACCAGCTCTACGCCCGTCTGTGCTACGCAGTACTATTGTTCAAGTCACCACGGAAGAGCAATTACATTGTCTCACGAGGCAAGCGGTGGTGGGTTGACTGGGACAGCGGCAAGATGGTTCGGGTGCTGCCCCCGGCCTACGGCGAAATCGACGTCATGGGCCCATGGCAGGTCATCATGGCCGAGAACAGGAGGATATAA
- a CDS encoding uncharacterized protein (EggNog:ENOG503P84A), with protein sequence MVSKLAFNSLALLASSSSVLAQFQGTTYNQTGPFLLQVVTADDDALVGKYLTTCHAGATITGLCIGSNDVSNFTLSFYYNYTIVNGQPSKTGFLTWSLPVPGAEGPLSLSEPMSLMFEPGSNVAVPMFTPSQAGTPVGWDNNTLFIAAPYDDSKFRPNVYPNATTTDGSIMRQLRNWHSCWVLYSAYYFNSVGWVSGGEPRNPTCEPVTIVRVDPASLIISSPWDELSDEWSPVAPEEDQDEKDDEADDDEADDDEDDDAGDEDASAEGHQEGQQANPEETLGASAEGSASNSFGEEHGFNGAVQEGTGEYQVQQPQEASQGEQTQEGEQPSEEAHVEEHAEEEHAEEGHEGEQ encoded by the exons ATGGTTTCCAAACTCGCCTTCAACAGCCTTGCGCttctcgcctcctccagctctgTGCTCGCTCAGTTCCAAGGCACAACCTACAATCAGACGGGCCCTTTTCTCCTTCAGGTCGTCacggctgatgatgatgcacTTGTGGGCAAATATCTCACCACCTGCCATGCCGGCGCTACCATTACGGGCCTTTGCATCGGCTCCAACGACGTCAGCAACTTCACCCTGAGCTTTTACTACAACTACACCATCGTCAACGGCCAACCATCCAAGACCGGCTTCCTCACATGGTCGCTGCCGGTTCCTGGCGCCGAGGGCCCCCTGAGCCTTTCTGAGCCCATGAGCCTCATGTTTGAGCCCGGAAGTAATGTGGCTGTACCCATGTTTACA CCTAGTCAAGCTGGTACGCCTGTCGGATGGGACAATAACACTCTTTTCATCGCGGCGCCCTACGACGATTCCAAGTTCAGACCCAATGTCTATCCCAACGCGACGACCACAGACGGCAGCATCATGCGACAGCTCCGCAATTGGCATTCTTGCTGGGTGTTGTACAGCGCCTACTACTTCAATTCTGTCGGCTGGGTCTCTGGCGGCGAGCCACGCAACCCTACCTGCGAGCCTGTCACCATTGTCAGAGTCGATCCAGCATCCTTGATCATCTCCAGTCCCTGGGACGAGTTGTCTGACGAGTGGTCTCCAGTTGCCCCAGAAGAGGATCAGGACGAAAAAGACGACGAggctgatgacgatgaagctgatgacgatgaagatgatgatgccggGGACGAGGATGCTTCTGCTGAGGGTCATCAAGAGGGTCAGCAGGCAAACCCAGAGGAGACTCTGGGTGCTAGCGCCGAAGGGAGTGCCAGCAACAGTTTTGGTGAGGAGCATGGCTTCAACGGAGCTGTTCAAGAGGGTACTGGCGAATATCAGGTGCAGCAGCCTCAGGAAGCGTCTCAGGGTGAGCAGACCCAGGAGGGTGAGCAGCCATCAGAGGAGGCTCATGTGGAAGAACacgctgaggaggagcatgCAGAGGAGGGACATGAGGGCGAGCAGTAA
- a CDS encoding uncharacterized protein (COG:U; EggNog:ENOG503Q457) produces MAPADSLSPPGSSSYSSDTLSVGDGTWDFTKNTFLLPNLQGLNFETMRYNGMGNRFSSVTEYHSLILGHGVLAAITFLFIIPIAVLLARYYTARPGSAIRFHAYLQILAVALSTVVFALGFFAVGPPRNLTNPHHGIGVAIYVLILVQALGGRLVKKLSGRRSFRVHLHRWFGRSIVLLGIVQVPLGLTLYGSPKYTFILFAIWMAFLLFLFFFLDFKDYGRREWVMGGGGGGTTLSGVASSRVTSDRKSSGGMGWLGPLAAGAGAIALLRGRKDKKDRDAERALSRSPSPSTRTGTTRPVTTVLSSRRSDSYYNEKPVDRRRASGGGFMNKILGAGAGVGAGMLMSKMFGKGKDNRRDDYSAVSTETPSRTRSGRRPPPLSEFTQSEYTDYTGYTGYTESTVPPRRPSQRDGRRSPILPAPNPVAAAAALSAADERRGGPITPPRRSRTGTSKRDSTVVTSDYSSYVSPSRRASERRPSTGGGGAGKGFLAGIGLGWLANRMSGNKSKQDDREKERLRAEDERRREEEDDRRSGRRGSRYTGDGYSSPATPRREQSRRRLHRNRPPPSAVTYTETATSMLSDESSIEPRGTTPYDPAPPGSRLPPPSSVGTSVAPSPAPPVATGPPPQGYPGPPPAYPVATAGGPPAAGPPFPTSDSSGPSHPNSRNNLGDPIAMPPMPSDPQGFLRQESDSDAFSSPNRGGRRRSRIRDPQAAAAAAAATASALAAQEDEDRRRRGDPVASVRIGVRDDPDRNITLRMLTEEEARREQQRRRRQDSVSSSSGTETPTNRRYRREPSSTRRAESAAEQRVESRERDDSVPPLSTPYGAGRRPGGPPGGKDSAYYSGPPPPAGVAPLQGQPGPSGGPPTNTATVTMSSLASPGGSQATFTSGDIAAIDRRRRRRMERRAQGDTSTRGGTSVDDY; encoded by the exons ATGGCGCCGGCAgactccctctccccgccGGGGTCGAGTTCCTACTCGTCCGACACCCTGAGCGTGGGCGATGGGACATGGGACTTTACAAAGAATACATTCCTATTGCCCAATCTCCAAGGGCTGAACTTTGAGACAATGCGGTACAATG GCATGGGCAACCGCTTCTCAAGTGTTACCGAATACCACAGTCTCATACTGGGGCATGGCGTCTTGGCCGCCATTACCTTCCTCTTCATTATTCCTATCGCAGTGTTGCTGGCGAGATATTACACGGCACGACCAGGCAGTGCTATCCGCTTCCATGCCTACCTACAGATACTGGCTGTCGCCTTGAGCACCGTTGTGTTCGCGCTAGGATTCTTCGCGGTTGGACCGCCACGAAACCTTACGAACCCTCACCATGGCATTGGCGTCGCCATTTACGTACTCATTCTCGTCCAGGCTCTCGGTGGCCGCTTGGTCAAGAAGCTCTCTGGGAGGAGGTCGTTCAGGGTACATCTCCATCGCTGGTTCGGACGGTCTATCGTTCTTCTCGGCATTGTCCAGGTGCCCCTCGGTCTCACGCTCTACGGCTCCCCGAAGTACACCTTTATTCTGTTCGCTATCTGGATGGCATTCTTgctgttcttgttcttctttttggaCTTTAAGGACTATGGAAGACGGGAATGGGTCAtgggtggaggcggtggtggcaccACTTTGTCTGGGGTGGCGAGCAGCAGGGTGACTTCGGATCGCAAATCTAGCGGAGGTATGGGTTGGCTGGGTCCGTtggctgctggagctggtgCCATTGCACTTTTGCGAGGCcgcaaggacaagaaggatcGGGACGCGGAAAGAGCTTTGAGTCGCAGCCCGAGCCCGAGCACGCGGACTGGAACCACACGACCTGTTACCACAGTTCTCTCTTCTCGCCGATCCGACAGCTATTACAATGAGAAACCGGTTGACCGACGTCGCGCAAGTGGAGGTGGCTTCATGAATAAGATTCTGGGCGCAGGCGCGGGTGTCGGTGCTGGTATGCTCATGTCCAAGATGTTTGGTAAAGGCAAAGACAATCGGCGCGACGACTATTCTGCTGTGTCCACCGAAACCCCAAGCCGGACCCGAAGCGGCCGcagacctcctcccctgaGCGAGTTCACCCAGAGCGAATACACTGATTATACAGGCTACACCGGTTACACCGAGTCGACTGTGCCCCCGCGGAGACCTAGCCAACGTGATGGACGCCGATCGCCTATCCTTCCTGCTCCCAACCCAGttgcggctgcggctgccTTGAGTGCTGCCGATGAACGACGAGGAGGCCCTATCACGCCCCCGAGACGCTCGCGCACTGGCACATCGAAAAGGGACAGCACCGTGGTTACTTCGGATTATTCTTCGTATGTCAGCCCCTCGAGAAGAGCTTCGGAAAGACGACCGAGCACTGGCGGGGGCGGCGCAGGCAAGGGTTTCTTGGCTGGCATTGGTTTGGGATGGCTAGCGAATAGGATGAGCGGCAACAAGAGCAAGCAAGATGACAGAGAGAAGGAACGGTTAAGGGCCGAGGATGAAAGACGCcgggaagaggaagatgataGGCGCTCAGGTCGTCGAGGGTCAAGGTATACGGGTGACGGCTACTCTAGTCCAGCTACGCCAAGGAGGGAGCAGTCGAGGAGACGTCTACACAGAAACCGCCCACCCCCATCAGCTGTCACGTATACCGAGACCGCCACCTCGATGCTTTCCGATGAGTCTTCGATTGAACCTCGGGGCACCACGCCATACGATCCAGCACCACCTGGCTCTCGACTCCCGCCGCCGTCTAGTGTTGGCACGAGTGTCGCACCGTCTCCAGCTCCCCCTGTGGCAACtggtccaccacctcaagGGTATCCAGGACCGCCGCCTGCTTATCCGGTAGCGACGGCCGGTGGACCCCCAGCGGCTGGTCCGCCTTTCCCAACAAGTGATTCTTCCGGGCCTTCCCATCCAAATTCGAGAAACAACCTCGGCGACCCCATCGCCATGCCACCGATGCCCTCTGACCCTCAGGGATTCCTCCGCCAGGAATCAGACAGCGACGCTTTTAGCTCTCCCAACAGAGGTGGCCGTCGCCGCAGTCGAATCCGAGAcccccaagcagcagcagctgccgCCGCGGCCACAGCTAGTGCCTTGGCTGCgcaggaggacgaggatcgCCGACGACGGGGGGACCCAGTTGCCAGCGTCAGGATAGGCGTCCGCGACGACCCCGACAGAAACATCACCCTCCGCATGTTgaccgaggaagaagctcgGCGGGAGCAGCAGCGACGCCGGCGCCAGGACTCGGTCAGCAGTTCTTCTGGGACGGAGACACCGACTAACAGGCGGTATCGACGTGAACCCAGCAGCACAAGAAGGGCTGAATCGGCGGCTGAGCAGAGGGTAGAGAGCAGAGAGAGGGATGACTCTGTGCCACCGTTGTCGACGCCATATGGTGCGGGAAGGAGACCGGGAGGGCCTCCGGGAGGAAAGGATTCGGCTTATTATTctggacctcctccgccggcgGGTGTTGCACCGCTTCAGGGACAGCCTGGGCCGTCGGGCGGGCCGCCGACGAATACAGCTACTGTGACGATGAGTTCCCTTGCTAGTCCGGGGGGTAGTCAGGCGACGTTTACTAGTGGGGATATCGCCGCTATCgaccggaggaggaggaggaggatggaaaGGCGGGCGCAGGGGGATACGAGTACGAGGGGGGGGACGTCGGTGGATGATTATTGA
- a CDS encoding uncharacterized protein (COG:A; EggNog:ENOG503NXYT): MSTNGNANHHEQYAATGPTTTESTPQIENSQSDLPKDEIGWYFVEQYYTTLSKNPNKLHLFYGKKSQFVAGAEAEVTTVCVNRPNIQERIKQLDFEDSKVRISNVDSQGSAENILIQVIGEISSKGAEPRKFVQSFVLAKQPSGYFVLNDILRYIVDEPVEETEAAAEAPVEAPAATEAAPAVEAEAEPAAEPEVPVEEPPKDPAPTPAAPATAAPVAAPAPAEPPKPQQPPKPMTWASRLAASAAAAAPKPVIPKVATPPAAAQARAPVPAQAPTTAPQSTEAAPAAPKDQGSEWQTAETKRQSRAQPAAAATQTEKEGTLAYIKFVTDKVKEADLKATLEAFGEVVYFDINRTKNCAFVEFKTPAGYNAAAAANPHTVNGENIVVEPRRPKSNAYGGAGYPARGGATGGRGSRGGYESQRSGSQGGGRGGFTGQGRGGRGGAPRGRGASQANA, encoded by the exons ATGTCGACAAACGGTAATGCTAATCACCACGAGCAATACGCTGCTACCGGTCCAACCACCACAGAGTCGACTCCCCAGATCGAGAACTCGCAGAGCGACCTCCCCAAGGATGAGATCGGCTGGTACTTTGTTGAGCAATACTACACAACCCTGAGCAAGAACCCCAACAAGCTTCAC CTTTTCTACGGCAAGAAGTCTCAGTTCGTCGCCGGTGCCGAGGCTGAGGTCACCACTGTCTGCGTCAACAGACCT AACATCCAAGAGCGCATCAAGCAGTTGGATTTTGAGGATTCCAAGGTCCGCATCTCCAATGTCGACTCCCAAGGGTCTGCCGAgaacatcctcatccaggTCATTGGTGAGATCTCCAGCAAGGGTGCCGAGCCCCGCAAGTTCGTCCAGTCCTTCGTCCTTGCCAAGCAGCCCTCGGGTTACTTTGTCCTCAACGACATCCTGAGATATATCGTCGATGAGCCAGTTGAGGAGACTGAGGCCGCCGCTGAGGCTCCAGTAGAGGCCCCTGCTGCCACCGAGGCTGCCCCAGccgtcgaggccgaggccgagccCGCCGCCGAGCCTGAGGTTCCTGTCGAGGAGCCT CCTAAGGATCCCGCGCCGACCCCCGCGGCTCCTGCCACCGCTGCTCCTGTTGCCGCTCCCGCGCCTGCGGAGCCCCCCAAGCCCCAGCAGCCCCCCAAGCCCATGACCTGGGCTAGTCGCCtggctgcttctgctgctgccgcggcTCCCAAGCCTGTCATTCCCAAGGTTGCgactcctcctgctgctgctcaggcGCGTGCTCCTGTTCCTGCTCAGGCCCCTACTACCGCTCCTCAGTCCACAGAGGCCGCCCCTGCCGCCCCCAAGGATCAGGGTAGCGAGTGGCAGACCGCTGAGACCAAGCGTCAGAGCCGCGCTCagcctgccgctgccgctacTCAGACCGAGAAGGAGGGAACCCTTGCCTATATCAAATTTGTTACTGATaaggtgaaggaggccgaTCTCAAGGCCACCCTGGAGGCTTTCGGTGAGGTCGTGTACTTCGACATCAACCGTACCAAG AACTGTGCCTTCGTCGAGTTCAAGACCCCGGCCGGTTACAatgctgccgccgctgccaacCCCCACACCGTGAACGGCGAGAACATCGTCGTTGAGCCCCGTCGTCCCAAGTCGAACGCTTATGGCGGTGCCGGCTACCCCGCTCGTGGTGGTGCCACCGGTGGCCGTGGTAGCCGCGGCGGGTACGAGTCTCAGCGCAGCGGCAGCCAAGGCGGCGGCCGTGGTGGCTTCACTGGACAGGGCCGTGGTGGTCGCGGCGGTGCCCCTCGCGGACGCGGCGCTTCCCAGGCCAACGCCTAG